A DNA window from Streptomyces canus contains the following coding sequences:
- a CDS encoding DUF1173 family protein has protein sequence MTASKAAPLRDQHDRPRPADTDSPQGEGATRGDRADRVRLADKSLPLFVLREHATDYAALFARARAEVGHGQCLCQTPALRLVIRCSRAGRYHLAGWPGEGELHDPSCSFYKLASELTGRDAYSAEAIHEGDDGVAIRFSAALARKLSAPEPAKASTEQRDSRARRTVGLLGLLHWLWEEAQLTAWHPRWRRRTWWVSHARLSEQIAGCSINHEELAEALYVVPPFRKEYARRNAAAFEIFRISRLKRRGDTQRRGLILGEIRDIRPTQYGIRYVLAHHRGALFATKALDKRLRRSYRPAFSENAIEHGARRIGLFLVELSPRGNIRVVDMAAMLVSRLYIPADSSHEIVMANALADSGRAYVKPVRYDGNDAVFPDFVLTDTRPNSYVEVYGIHGREAYDQRKRVKQAHYQNQGASLIEWDVTEPIPDLRRR, from the coding sequence ATGACCGCCTCCAAAGCCGCCCCGCTGCGAGACCAGCACGACCGTCCCCGACCAGCCGACACGGACAGTCCCCAGGGAGAGGGCGCAACCCGCGGTGACCGAGCCGACCGTGTACGGCTCGCGGACAAGTCGCTCCCGCTGTTCGTACTGCGTGAGCACGCCACCGACTACGCTGCGCTCTTCGCCCGGGCCAGGGCCGAAGTGGGCCACGGTCAATGCCTCTGTCAGACACCAGCCCTCCGGCTGGTCATCCGGTGCAGCCGGGCCGGCCGCTACCACCTGGCCGGATGGCCCGGTGAAGGCGAACTCCACGACCCCAGCTGCAGCTTCTACAAGCTCGCCTCGGAGCTGACCGGCCGCGACGCCTACAGCGCGGAGGCCATCCACGAGGGAGACGACGGCGTCGCGATCCGCTTCTCCGCCGCACTCGCCCGCAAGCTCAGCGCCCCCGAGCCGGCCAAAGCCTCCACCGAACAACGCGACAGCCGCGCGCGCCGTACCGTCGGTCTGCTCGGCCTTCTCCACTGGTTGTGGGAGGAAGCCCAACTCACCGCGTGGCATCCGCGCTGGCGACGACGCACCTGGTGGGTCAGTCACGCGCGGCTGAGCGAGCAAATCGCTGGATGCTCCATCAACCACGAGGAGTTGGCCGAGGCCCTGTACGTCGTGCCCCCATTCCGGAAGGAGTACGCCCGCCGCAACGCCGCCGCCTTCGAGATATTCCGCATCTCCCGGCTGAAACGACGCGGAGACACACAGCGCCGCGGGCTCATCCTCGGCGAGATCAGAGATATCAGGCCGACCCAGTACGGCATCCGGTACGTGCTGGCTCACCACCGCGGCGCCCTGTTCGCCACCAAAGCCCTCGACAAACGGCTTCGCCGTTCATACCGTCCCGCTTTCTCCGAGAACGCGATCGAACACGGAGCCCGCCGGATCGGCCTGTTCCTTGTAGAACTCAGTCCCAGGGGCAACATCCGGGTGGTCGACATGGCCGCCATGCTGGTCAGCCGACTCTACATACCCGCCGACTCCAGCCACGAAATCGTCATGGCCAACGCCCTTGCCGACAGCGGCCGTGCCTACGTCAAACCCGTGCGCTACGACGGAAACGACGCCGTCTTCCCCGACTTCGTGCTCACCGACACTCGCCCAAACTCCTACGTCGAGGTCTACGGCATCCATGGCAGAGAGGCCTACGACCAGCGTAAGCGTGTGAAGCAGGCTCACTACCAAAACCAGGGTGCCAGCTTGATCGAGTGGGACGTGACCGAACCGATCCCTGACCTGCGGAGGCGCTAG
- a CDS encoding UvrD-helicase domain-containing protein: MTYEAEGVQQDVIESTTPVLVVLGGAGTGKTTTAVAAARRHLEDADERLALRRRAAHQAGRRTRLPAPERVLFLSFSRTAVAQIIDRSSDVIGPLAPRLEVATFHGFAWRIINSFGAHHGYPPPLAVLSEAQRLVGGAGPGLTYSQLVPTAMELLALDKVRSHYSTRYGLVICDEFQDTDDQEWQFLQQIAPTARRILLGDTNQCIYAGFKHINADTRIATAMRLPGADKITLPPLSYRDPSGTLPAAAEAAMRRDFTHDAIRTAAAAGRISVTDYNDGHGHAEVIDLARRARKDGHTVSIFTHTNVATSSLSDALLADGLVHEQVGLTEAHGEALAAQLALVKYALKVPDSGVLRALAVYVQATERKGNRVVPLAQQMLNPTTNPALRNALKRLARDLRASVGEGGQPDVAKLAEVVTNAYTTVGAARGQETWLQAARQARIALRRFGEDCIDAAAVEQELLRTRDEALVGAGTARRAPIQVMNLHQTKGREADTTILLLGNNEFHGSEGEPYPTGSKLLYVVMTRARQNAHLVVPDLVHGLWEPLVAALR, translated from the coding sequence GTGACGTACGAGGCCGAGGGGGTACAGCAGGACGTCATCGAGAGCACCACGCCGGTTCTCGTCGTACTCGGGGGTGCTGGCACGGGCAAGACCACCACCGCCGTCGCAGCCGCCCGCCGCCACCTCGAAGACGCCGACGAACGGCTAGCGCTCCGACGCCGAGCGGCCCACCAGGCTGGCCGAAGGACGCGGCTGCCCGCCCCGGAGCGGGTCCTCTTCCTCTCCTTCTCCCGCACCGCAGTGGCGCAGATCATCGACCGCTCGTCCGACGTGATCGGACCGTTGGCCCCCCGCCTCGAAGTGGCCACCTTCCACGGCTTCGCCTGGCGCATCATCAACAGCTTCGGCGCGCACCACGGATACCCCCCGCCACTCGCCGTCCTAAGTGAAGCGCAGCGCCTCGTCGGCGGAGCCGGGCCCGGGCTCACCTACAGCCAACTGGTCCCGACGGCAATGGAGTTGCTCGCCCTGGACAAGGTGCGCAGCCACTACAGCACCCGGTACGGCCTCGTCATCTGCGACGAGTTCCAGGACACCGACGACCAGGAATGGCAGTTCCTCCAGCAGATCGCCCCGACCGCGCGCCGCATCCTGCTGGGCGACACCAACCAGTGCATCTACGCGGGCTTCAAACACATCAACGCCGACACACGGATCGCCACGGCAATGCGATTGCCGGGTGCCGACAAGATCACGTTGCCGCCGCTCAGCTACCGCGACCCGAGCGGAACCCTGCCGGCCGCCGCCGAAGCCGCAATGCGACGCGACTTCACCCACGACGCCATCCGCACAGCCGCTGCCGCGGGGCGCATCTCGGTCACCGACTACAACGACGGCCACGGACACGCCGAGGTCATCGACCTCGCACGCCGCGCCCGCAAGGACGGCCACACCGTCAGTATCTTCACCCACACGAACGTGGCGACCTCCAGCCTCTCCGACGCCCTCCTCGCCGACGGACTCGTGCACGAGCAGGTCGGCCTCACCGAGGCACACGGTGAGGCACTCGCTGCGCAACTCGCCCTGGTGAAGTACGCCCTGAAGGTCCCCGACTCCGGAGTGCTCCGTGCGCTGGCCGTCTACGTCCAGGCCACGGAGCGCAAGGGCAACAGGGTGGTGCCGCTCGCCCAACAGATGCTCAACCCGACGACTAACCCGGCCCTCCGCAACGCACTGAAACGACTGGCACGCGACCTGCGAGCCTCGGTCGGCGAGGGTGGCCAGCCCGATGTTGCCAAGCTCGCCGAGGTGGTCACGAACGCCTACACCACTGTCGGAGCCGCCCGCGGCCAGGAGACCTGGCTTCAGGCGGCCCGTCAGGCGCGCATCGCGCTGCGTCGCTTCGGCGAGGACTGCATCGACGCTGCCGCGGTCGAGCAGGAGCTGCTCCGGACACGCGACGAAGCCCTGGTCGGGGCAGGGACAGCCCGCCGAGCCCCGATCCAGGTCATGAACCTCCACCAGACCAAGGGCAGGGAAGCCGACACCACGATCTTGCTCCTCGGAAATAACGAGTTCCACGGCTCCGAAGGAGAGCCCTACCCGACCGGCTCCAAACTGTTGTACGTCGTGATGACCCGCGCCCGGCAGAACGCGCACCTCGTTGTGCCCGATCTGGTGCACGGGCTCTGGGAACCTCTCGTCGCCGCCCTGCGGTAG